A single Nycticebus coucang isolate mNycCou1 chromosome 16, mNycCou1.pri, whole genome shotgun sequence DNA region contains:
- the GNB4 gene encoding guanine nucleotide-binding protein subunit beta-4 isoform X3, with the protein MHAIPLRSSWVMTCAYAPSGNYVACGGLDNICSIYNLKTREGNVRVSRELPGHTGYLSCCRFLDDSQIVTSSGDTTCALWDIETAQQTTTFNGHSGDVMSLSLSPDMRTFMSGACDASSKLWDIRDGMCRQSFTGHVSDINAVSFFPNGYAFATGSDDATCRLFDLRADQELLLYSHDNIICGITSVAFSKSGRLLLAGYDDFNCNVWDTLKGDRAGVLAGHDNRVSCLGVTDDGMAVATGSWDSFLRIWN; encoded by the exons ATGCACGCGATTCCTCTGAGGTCCTCCTGGGTGATGACTTGCGCCTACGCTCCTTCTGGTAATTATGTTGCATGTGGAGGCTTGGACAACATCTGCTCCATATATAACTTAAAGACCAGAGAGGGAAATGTGCGCGTGAGCCGAGAGCTGCCGGGGCACACAG GCTACTTGTCCTGCTGTCGTTTCTTAGATGACAGCCAAATTGTTACAAGTTCAGGAGATACGACTTG tgCTTTATGGGACATCGAAACTGCCCAGCAGACTACCACGTTCAATGGGCATTCTGGAGATGTGATGAGCCTTTCTCTAAGTCCTGACATGAGGACTTTTATGTCTGGTGCTTGTGACGCCTCTTCCAAATTGTGGGATATTCGAGATGGAATGTGTAGACAGTCTTTCACAGGACATGTCTCAGATATTAATGCTGTCAGT TTTTTCCCAAATGGATATGCCTTTGCCACtggctctgatgatgccacttgCCGGCTCTTTGACCTACGTGCAGACCAAGAGTTACTGTTGTATTCTCATGACAATATCATCTGTGGAATCACTTCTGTAGCCTTCTCCAAAAGTGGGCGCCTCCTGTTAGCTGGTTACGATGACTTTAATTGTAACGTCTGGGACACGCTAAAAGGAGATCGTGCAG GTGTCCTTGCTGGTCATGACAACCGTGTCAGCTGCTTAGGGGTGACTGATGATGGCATGGCTGTGGCAACAGGCTCTTGGGACAGTTTTCTTAGAATCTGGAATTAA
- the GNB4 gene encoding guanine nucleotide-binding protein subunit beta-4 isoform X1: MSELEQLRQEAEQLRNQIQDARKACNDATLGQITSNMDSVGRIQMRTRRTLRGHLAKIYAMHWGYDSRLLVSASQDGKLIIWDSYTTNKMHAIPLRSSWVMTCAYAPSGNYVACGGLDNICSIYNLKTREGNVRVSRELPGHTGYLSCCRFLDDSQIVTSSGDTTCALWDIETAQQTTTFNGHSGDVMSLSLSPDMRTFMSGACDASSKLWDIRDGMCRQSFTGHVSDINAVSFFPNGYAFATGSDDATCRLFDLRADQELLLYSHDNIICGITSVAFSKSGRLLLAGYDDFNCNVWDTLKGDRAGVLAGHDNRVSCLGVTDDGMAVATGSWDSFLRIWN; this comes from the exons GATGCTAGGAAAGCATGTAATGATGCAACACTTGGTCag ATCACATCAAATATGGACTCTGTGGGCCGAATACAGATGCGGACAAGACGTACCCTGAGGGGCCACCTTGCCAAAATCTACGCCATGCACTGGGGGTATGATTCCAG GCTACTAGTCAGTGCTTCCCAAGATGGAAAATTAATTATTTGGGATAGCTATACAACAAATAAG ATGCACGCGATTCCTCTGAGGTCCTCCTGGGTGATGACTTGCGCCTACGCTCCTTCTGGTAATTATGTTGCATGTGGAGGCTTGGACAACATCTGCTCCATATATAACTTAAAGACCAGAGAGGGAAATGTGCGCGTGAGCCGAGAGCTGCCGGGGCACACAG GCTACTTGTCCTGCTGTCGTTTCTTAGATGACAGCCAAATTGTTACAAGTTCAGGAGATACGACTTG tgCTTTATGGGACATCGAAACTGCCCAGCAGACTACCACGTTCAATGGGCATTCTGGAGATGTGATGAGCCTTTCTCTAAGTCCTGACATGAGGACTTTTATGTCTGGTGCTTGTGACGCCTCTTCCAAATTGTGGGATATTCGAGATGGAATGTGTAGACAGTCTTTCACAGGACATGTCTCAGATATTAATGCTGTCAGT TTTTTCCCAAATGGATATGCCTTTGCCACtggctctgatgatgccacttgCCGGCTCTTTGACCTACGTGCAGACCAAGAGTTACTGTTGTATTCTCATGACAATATCATCTGTGGAATCACTTCTGTAGCCTTCTCCAAAAGTGGGCGCCTCCTGTTAGCTGGTTACGATGACTTTAATTGTAACGTCTGGGACACGCTAAAAGGAGATCGTGCAG GTGTCCTTGCTGGTCATGACAACCGTGTCAGCTGCTTAGGGGTGACTGATGATGGCATGGCTGTGGCAACAGGCTCTTGGGACAGTTTTCTTAGAATCTGGAATTAA
- the GNB4 gene encoding guanine nucleotide-binding protein subunit beta-4 isoform X2 — MSELEQLRQEAEQLRNQIQITSNMDSVGRIQMRTRRTLRGHLAKIYAMHWGYDSRLLVSASQDGKLIIWDSYTTNKMHAIPLRSSWVMTCAYAPSGNYVACGGLDNICSIYNLKTREGNVRVSRELPGHTGYLSCCRFLDDSQIVTSSGDTTCALWDIETAQQTTTFNGHSGDVMSLSLSPDMRTFMSGACDASSKLWDIRDGMCRQSFTGHVSDINAVSFFPNGYAFATGSDDATCRLFDLRADQELLLYSHDNIICGITSVAFSKSGRLLLAGYDDFNCNVWDTLKGDRAGVLAGHDNRVSCLGVTDDGMAVATGSWDSFLRIWN, encoded by the exons ATCACATCAAATATGGACTCTGTGGGCCGAATACAGATGCGGACAAGACGTACCCTGAGGGGCCACCTTGCCAAAATCTACGCCATGCACTGGGGGTATGATTCCAG GCTACTAGTCAGTGCTTCCCAAGATGGAAAATTAATTATTTGGGATAGCTATACAACAAATAAG ATGCACGCGATTCCTCTGAGGTCCTCCTGGGTGATGACTTGCGCCTACGCTCCTTCTGGTAATTATGTTGCATGTGGAGGCTTGGACAACATCTGCTCCATATATAACTTAAAGACCAGAGAGGGAAATGTGCGCGTGAGCCGAGAGCTGCCGGGGCACACAG GCTACTTGTCCTGCTGTCGTTTCTTAGATGACAGCCAAATTGTTACAAGTTCAGGAGATACGACTTG tgCTTTATGGGACATCGAAACTGCCCAGCAGACTACCACGTTCAATGGGCATTCTGGAGATGTGATGAGCCTTTCTCTAAGTCCTGACATGAGGACTTTTATGTCTGGTGCTTGTGACGCCTCTTCCAAATTGTGGGATATTCGAGATGGAATGTGTAGACAGTCTTTCACAGGACATGTCTCAGATATTAATGCTGTCAGT TTTTTCCCAAATGGATATGCCTTTGCCACtggctctgatgatgccacttgCCGGCTCTTTGACCTACGTGCAGACCAAGAGTTACTGTTGTATTCTCATGACAATATCATCTGTGGAATCACTTCTGTAGCCTTCTCCAAAAGTGGGCGCCTCCTGTTAGCTGGTTACGATGACTTTAATTGTAACGTCTGGGACACGCTAAAAGGAGATCGTGCAG GTGTCCTTGCTGGTCATGACAACCGTGTCAGCTGCTTAGGGGTGACTGATGATGGCATGGCTGTGGCAACAGGCTCTTGGGACAGTTTTCTTAGAATCTGGAATTAA